A DNA window from Anastrepha obliqua isolate idAnaObli1 chromosome 5, idAnaObli1_1.0, whole genome shotgun sequence contains the following coding sequences:
- the LOC129249088 gene encoding transcription elongation factor S-II-like has product MSVEEEVFKIQRKMQKITSNDGTGQDQALDLLKSLQALNINLEILTKTRIGITVNELLQSSKDEEVKALAKTLIEDFGCAFLFYHDDTFAYNV; this is encoded by the exons ATGAGTGTCGAGGAAGAGGTTTTCAAAATACaaaggaaaatgcaaaaaattacatCCAATGATGGTACG GGACAAGATCAAGCACTGGATCTACTGAAATCATTGCAAGCTCTCAACATCAATTTGGAAATATTAACTAAAACACGCATTGGTATAACTGTTAATGAACTGCTCCAGAGTAGCAAAGATGAGGAAGTAAAAGCATTAGCTAAAACGCTTATCGAAGATTTCGGCTGTGCTTTCCTTTTCTACCACGACGATAcatttgcttataatgtctaa
- the LOC129249089 gene encoding transcription elongation factor S-II-like — translation MSVEEEVFKIQRKMQKITSNDGTGQDQALDLLKSLQTLNINLEILTKTRIGMTVNELRKSSKDEEVIALAKTLIKNWKRFLAAPSGSTGSSSKDTSGSNSTSKSSASKSSSSSSSKDKEKSSSSSSSSKDKKRDEEKKSSSSASSSSAKDERRPAQSSFPSTGGLTDAVRLKCREMLCNALKVGDIMEGCPEPEDMATELEDAIYMEFKNTDMKYKNRVRSRVANLKDAKNPTLRSNFMCGAVTAQQLARMTPEEMASDEMKKLREKFVKEAINDAQLATVQGTKTDLLKCGKCKKRNCTYNQLQTRSSDEPMTTFVMCNECGNRWKFC, via the exons ATGAGTGTCGAGGAAGAGGTTTTCAAAATACaaaggaaaatgcaaaaaattacatCCAATGATGGTACG GGACAAGATCAAGCACTGGATCTACTGAAATCATTGCAAACTCTCAACATCAATTTGGAAATATTAACTAAAACACGCATTGGTATGACTGTTAATGAACTGCGCAAGAGTAGCAAAGATGAGGAAGTAATAGCATTAGCTAAAACGCTTATCAAAAATTGGAAACGATTTCTTGCTGCGCCGAGTGGTTCAACTGGTAGCTCTTCGAAAGATACAAGCGGTAGTAATAGCACTTCTAAATCATCCGCCAGCAAATCGAGCTCATCGTCATCAAGCAAGGACAAAGAGAAGAGTTCGTCATCATCGAGCTCGTCAAAAGATAAAAAACGTGACGAGGAAAAGAAATCCAGCTCGAGTGCATCGTCCTCTTCGGCGAAAGATGAACGCCGACCAGCGCAATCGTCATTCCCTAGCACTGGTGGTCTAACTGATGCGGTGCGTCTCAAATGTCGTGAAATGCTATGTAATGCGCTTAAAGTAGGCGATATCATGGAGGGTTGTCCGGAACCCGAGGACATGGCCACTGAGTTGGAGGACGCAATATATATGGAATTCAAGAATACCGATATGAAGTATAAAAATCGTGTGCGCTCACGCGTAGCCAACTTAAAGGATGCGAAGAATCCAACTTTACGCAGCAATTTCATGTGTGGCGCTGTTACGGCGCAACAATTGGCGCGCATGACACCCGAAGAAATGGCGAGCGATGAAATGAAGAAGTTGCGCGAGAAATTCGTGAAGGAAGCTATTAATGATGCGCAACTGGCAACGGTACAGGGTACAAAGACCGATCTGCTTAAGTGTGGTAAATGTAAGAAGCGCAACTGTACGTACAATCAGTTACAAACCCGATCCTCCGATGAACCCATGACGACATTCGTCATGTGCAACGAGTGCGGCAATCGCTGGAAGTTCTGCTGA